A window of Ignicoccus hospitalis KIN4/I contains these coding sequences:
- a CDS encoding KamA family radical SAM protein, with protein sequence MTVVLQKTDVPLQIEKPATRELVDKLWEVAGEAKYILVEARDVEEARKALYQWLSEMETKYMYGEVEVHPLIRAQALEAIRVFKNVIAPLNEKLTGYSALKYLYKLARYEGIEEVDEGFVLEFIHLFKAIYGKPDIYPAKYAEGLGYFDFSKLKGRQAGIARSEYLDRLASRVWEYIKRYPSGLDPEVIEKRKENRRKILEVLGGSEDDWKDYKWHYKNALRGKRAIKVLKELVKGLSEEDWKALEDAVKYNVPFGITPYYLHLFDFDEGWKHDYAVRRQVLPPLHYVKEMVAHLDEREYYFDFMGEHDTSPHPLITRRYPMVAILKAAHTCPQICVYCQRNWEIMTAMDKEAIPTRMTIDEAIDWFAEHPNIIDVLVTGGDPFILRDEDIEHIVKRLSELDHVKMIRFGTRTPVTVPMRITPEFAEMLGSYIEPGKRNIHVVTHVEHAYEVTPEMAEAVTNLRKNKIYVYNQQVFTFWNSRRFETSALRIALKSIGIDPYYTFYPKGKWETKDYLVPVARILQERKEEARVLPGTFRTEEPVFNVPRLGKNHLRAWQDHELIMIRPDGRRVYLWHPWEKNIQLVAPYIYTDIVSIRMYLDKLKEVFGEDLEDYKSIWYYY encoded by the coding sequence TTGACCGTAGTCCTACAGAAGACGGACGTTCCTCTGCAAATAGAGAAGCCGGCGACCAGAGAGCTCGTGGACAAGCTATGGGAGGTCGCCGGGGAGGCGAAGTACATCCTAGTAGAGGCGAGGGACGTAGAGGAGGCGCGCAAGGCCTTGTACCAGTGGCTCAGCGAAATGGAAACCAAGTACATGTACGGCGAAGTGGAAGTGCACCCGCTGATAAGGGCTCAAGCGCTTGAAGCCATAAGGGTATTCAAGAACGTCATTGCCCCTCTGAACGAGAAGCTGACTGGTTATTCCGCCTTGAAGTACTTGTACAAACTGGCGAGGTATGAGGGCATTGAAGAAGTCGACGAGGGCTTCGTCCTGGAATTCATTCACTTATTCAAGGCGATTTATGGAAAGCCGGACATATACCCCGCAAAGTACGCGGAAGGTCTAGGGTATTTCGACTTCTCCAAGTTGAAGGGGCGCCAAGCCGGCATAGCCCGGAGCGAATACTTGGATAGGTTGGCCTCACGGGTCTGGGAGTACATAAAGCGTTACCCCAGCGGCCTCGACCCGGAGGTAATAGAGAAGAGAAAGGAGAACCGAAGGAAGATATTGGAAGTTTTGGGAGGAAGCGAAGACGACTGGAAGGACTACAAGTGGCACTACAAGAACGCGCTAAGGGGTAAGAGGGCAATAAAGGTGTTGAAAGAGCTCGTAAAGGGGTTGAGTGAGGAAGACTGGAAGGCGCTGGAGGACGCCGTCAAGTACAACGTCCCCTTCGGGATAACTCCGTACTACTTACACCTCTTCGACTTTGATGAGGGCTGGAAGCACGACTACGCGGTGAGGAGGCAAGTGCTACCGCCTCTCCACTACGTTAAGGAGATGGTTGCTCACCTGGACGAGAGGGAGTACTACTTCGATTTCATGGGAGAGCACGACACCAGCCCGCATCCGTTGATAACTAGGAGGTACCCCATGGTAGCGATACTAAAGGCCGCCCACACGTGTCCCCAGATCTGCGTCTACTGTCAGAGGAACTGGGAGATAATGACTGCTATGGACAAAGAGGCCATCCCCACCAGGATGACTATAGATGAAGCCATAGACTGGTTCGCCGAACACCCCAATATAATAGACGTTCTGGTGACCGGCGGCGACCCCTTCATACTAAGGGACGAAGACATAGAACATATAGTGAAGAGGCTGAGCGAGTTGGACCACGTCAAGATGATAAGGTTCGGCACCAGAACTCCAGTTACCGTTCCCATGAGGATAACGCCGGAGTTCGCCGAAATGCTCGGCTCTTACATCGAGCCCGGAAAGAGGAATATCCACGTGGTAACTCACGTAGAACACGCCTATGAGGTAACTCCGGAGATGGCCGAGGCCGTGACCAACTTGCGCAAGAACAAGATATACGTCTATAACCAGCAAGTGTTCACCTTCTGGAACAGCAGGCGGTTCGAGACCTCTGCCCTTAGGATAGCGCTGAAGAGCATAGGCATCGACCCGTACTACACGTTCTACCCCAAAGGGAAGTGGGAGACGAAGGACTACCTAGTGCCCGTGGCCAGGATACTCCAAGAGAGGAAGGAAGAGGCGAGGGTCCTACCGGGCACCTTTAGGACGGAAGAGCCCGTCTTCAACGTCCCCAGGCTGGGCAAGAACCACTTGAGGGCGTGGCAAGACCACGAGCTGATAATGATAAGGCCCGACGGCAGGAGGGTGTACTTGTGGCACCCGTGGGAGAAGAACATCCAGTTGGTAGCGCCGTACATCTACACCGATATAGTGTCTATTAGGATGTACTTAGACAAGCTGAAGGAAGTCTTCGGAGAGGACTTGGAGGACTACAAGAGCATATGGTACTACTACTAA